In Aquimarina sp. TRL1, a single window of DNA contains:
- a CDS encoding glycosyltransferase family 39 protein: MMSLLLIKLNTIINYRYLAGLIFLVSVFVCAFNIGGYAIYILDEAKNSEAAREMLLHGMLYKPTFNNILRTDKPPLHYFFMILGYKIFGVGAFGARFFSSIFGGLTLLITYLFLSKVKHRHFALVAVFVLLSSLFFIQEFHLSVPDPYLIFFLSAALFSFYLFYGEKKKKWLWLFYLSLGLGILTKGPVSILLPGGIVFLFLLFRKELTFSNIKEIEPIVGLGGVLLISAPWFYMAHITTEGEWTKGFFIGHNLNRFGTEMEGHGGGYGMIFLFVILGLLPFSVFLPQSLVHAWKHRKKDPLILFSLVVTSVFILFFSMSSTKLPNYPMPCYPFISIMITAFFLEVYKKRDKKVLSVGLWGLLILCILLPVAGYIVLRIEKQLVGVQGHALFLLIVTFGAIIGFWFYKKDKIIKSFLFFGGSWIVQGMVLFGVVFPKLIAQSPVVLAKKVIDKNTDVLVYKRFDASFPINFHKTYAVVNTVEEVVAFLNNNPNGVVMTNKRGAKETLGILESAEIMMEQKALFENHTTLILRKKRD, from the coding sequence ATGATGAGTTTATTGCTAATTAAGCTGAATACTATTATTAACTATCGTTACCTGGCGGGGCTTATTTTTCTGGTTTCTGTTTTTGTATGCGCTTTTAATATTGGGGGGTATGCTATTTATATATTAGATGAGGCTAAAAATAGTGAGGCAGCGAGAGAGATGTTGTTACATGGGATGTTATATAAGCCAACATTTAATAATATATTAAGGACAGATAAGCCTCCTCTGCATTATTTTTTTATGATATTAGGGTATAAAATTTTTGGTGTAGGGGCGTTTGGAGCTCGTTTTTTTTCGAGCATATTTGGCGGATTGACATTGCTGATTACCTATTTATTTTTATCTAAAGTTAAACATCGTCATTTTGCCTTGGTAGCAGTTTTTGTATTATTATCCTCTCTTTTTTTTATTCAAGAGTTTCACCTCTCTGTTCCAGATCCATATTTAATTTTTTTTCTAAGTGCTGCTTTGTTTAGTTTTTACCTTTTTTATGGAGAAAAAAAGAAAAAATGGTTGTGGTTATTTTATCTCAGCTTAGGCTTAGGAATTCTCACAAAGGGACCAGTGAGTATACTACTTCCCGGAGGGATTGTATTTCTTTTTTTACTTTTTAGAAAAGAGCTTACTTTTTCTAATATAAAAGAAATAGAACCTATTGTTGGTTTAGGTGGAGTATTACTTATAAGTGCTCCCTGGTTTTATATGGCGCATATAACGACAGAAGGAGAATGGACAAAAGGTTTTTTTATAGGGCATAATCTGAATAGGTTCGGAACAGAAATGGAAGGACATGGTGGTGGTTATGGAATGATATTTTTATTCGTGATTTTGGGGTTATTGCCTTTTTCTGTTTTTCTGCCTCAAAGCCTTGTACATGCCTGGAAGCATCGAAAGAAGGATCCATTGATTTTATTTTCTTTGGTGGTTACAAGTGTATTTATCCTTTTTTTTAGTATGTCCAGTACAAAATTACCGAATTATCCAATGCCGTGTTATCCTTTTATTTCAATAATGATTACCGCCTTTTTCCTGGAAGTATATAAAAAAAGAGATAAGAAGGTTTTGTCTGTGGGGTTATGGGGGCTGCTGATCTTGTGTATATTATTACCTGTTGCCGGATATATTGTATTGAGAATAGAAAAACAATTAGTGGGAGTGCAGGGGCATGCGTTATTTTTATTGATAGTAACTTTTGGTGCGATTATAGGCTTTTGGTTTTATAAAAAAGATAAGATTATCAAAAGCTTCTTATTTTTTGGTGGTAGCTGGATTGTACAAGGAATGGTTTTATTTGGGGTTGTGTTTCCTAAATTGATTGCTCAAAGTCCTGTCGTGTTGGCAAAAAAAGTGATTGATAAAAATACAGATGTACTTGTTTATAAACGTTTTGATGCGTCATTTCCAATTAATTTTCATAAAACATATGCTGTAGTTAACACCGTAGAGGAAGTAGTTGCTTTTCTCAATAACAATCCGAATGGAGTTGTGATGACGAATAAACGCGGGGCAAAAGAGACCCTGGGTATCCTTGAATCGGCAGAAATTATGATGGAGCAGAAAGCATTATTTGAAAATCATACGACTTTGATTTTGAGAAAGAAAAGAGATTAG
- a CDS encoding phosphatase PAP2 family protein encodes MKKVFFSNFVPYLFFLIICFPLIFLRKGLIVVFLNNLQTPILNIFFINISKIGNGVTIGIVGLFIGLLCRFKWFYMFVLAFCFQLMFVLLFKQLLFHNLHRPFLLLKETDSIHLVKLIEGVKIRYVNSFPSGHTTCIFFIVSFLSVLIKKRMISWGLFVIGLLVGISRIYLVQHFFVDVYFGICFGTVSSLLAYWVVKVYPKIWFEDKLRIRISLERKRAWD; translated from the coding sequence ATGAAGAAGGTCTTTTTCTCTAATTTTGTCCCGTATTTATTCTTTTTAATTATATGTTTCCCTCTTATTTTTTTGCGAAAAGGTTTAATTGTCGTTTTTCTTAATAATTTACAAACTCCCATTCTGAATATTTTTTTTATTAATATAAGCAAGATAGGAAATGGGGTTACTATAGGTATTGTAGGGCTATTTATAGGGTTACTTTGTCGATTTAAATGGTTTTATATGTTTGTTTTGGCCTTTTGTTTCCAATTAATGTTCGTTTTGTTATTCAAACAGTTATTATTCCATAATCTTCATAGACCCTTTCTGTTATTAAAAGAAACAGACTCAATACATCTGGTAAAGCTGATAGAGGGAGTAAAAATACGATATGTTAATTCTTTTCCTTCAGGACATACAACCTGTATCTTTTTTATTGTTTCATTTCTTTCTGTTTTAATTAAAAAGAGAATGATTAGTTGGGGCTTGTTTGTCATTGGTCTGTTAGTCGGTATTTCTAGAATATATTTAGTTCAACATTTTTTTGTGGATGTCTATTTTGGAATATGTTTCGGAACGGTTTCTTCTTTATTAGCTTATTGGGTCGTAAAGGTGTATCCCAAAATCTGGTTTGAAGATAAGCTGAGAATACGTATTTCGTTAGAGAGAAAAAGAGCATGGGATTAA